From the genome of Candidatus Reconcilbacillus cellulovorans, one region includes:
- a CDS encoding YbaB/EbfC family nucleoid-associated protein yields the protein MQQMMRQIKKMQEQMLKAQEELGQRTVEGTAGGGAVAVVMNGHRKVLSVTIRPEAVDPDDVEMLQDLVMTAVNDAIAKAEELANRELGKFTGGLNVPGLF from the coding sequence ATGCAACAGATGATGCGCCAGATCAAAAAAATGCAGGAGCAGATGCTTAAGGCGCAGGAAGAGCTTGGGCAACGCACGGTGGAAGGGACGGCCGGCGGCGGGGCGGTCGCCGTCGTCATGAACGGCCACCGGAAAGTGCTGAGTGTTACGATCCGTCCGGAAGCGGTCGACCCGGACGACGTCGAGATGTTGCAGGATCTCGTCATGACGGCGGTCAACGATGCGATCGCCAAGGCTGAGGAATTGGCGAACCGGGAACTCGGTAAGTTTACCGGCGGACTGAACGTGCCGGGGTTGTTTTGA
- a CDS encoding PAS domain-containing sensor histidine kinase translates to MLLVHGFREHRGRSLLYRFADELLRHFSLGVLLIDAQFTLVDISDMACRILGLEREKVLNRPVDEVFAGIPEEHRLVRRSMLEGVVLRNHAVSWTNDEKRYELLLDSNLLRNERGEIEGAYVIFKDVTNLRSLEQQIQRSDRLAMIGQIAAGTAHEIRNPLTAIKGFLQMLNRSFRESGRDREREFTEIMLSEIDRINDLVSEFLLLSKPKDVVYTKIDVQAVIRDLLPIIRNEAILYDTVVEYRPVEAMPPVTADRELLKQVFLNICKNGIEAMGRGGTLTITERVDAKERLVHVDVHDTGPGIPPYLVDKIFDPFFTTKEQGTGLGLSVCQRIIHDIGGSIRVSSKGFGTTFTVSIPYDDDGQNGKG, encoded by the coding sequence ATGTTGCTTGTGCACGGTTTTCGCGAGCATCGCGGGCGTTCGCTGCTCTACCGGTTCGCGGACGAGTTGCTTCGGCATTTCAGTCTCGGCGTGCTTTTGATCGACGCCCAGTTCACGTTGGTCGACATCAGCGACATGGCTTGCCGTATTTTGGGCCTCGAGCGGGAAAAAGTCTTGAATCGGCCGGTGGATGAAGTGTTCGCCGGCATTCCGGAAGAGCACCGGCTCGTGCGCCGGTCGATGCTCGAAGGCGTCGTGCTGCGCAACCATGCAGTTTCCTGGACCAACGACGAGAAACGTTACGAATTGCTTCTTGATTCCAATCTGTTGCGCAATGAGCGAGGAGAAATCGAGGGCGCGTACGTCATTTTCAAGGATGTAACCAATCTGCGGTCGCTGGAACAACAAATCCAGCGCAGCGATCGCCTGGCGATGATCGGCCAGATCGCCGCCGGGACGGCGCACGAGATCCGTAATCCGCTGACGGCGATCAAAGGATTTCTGCAGATGCTGAATCGGTCGTTCCGCGAAAGCGGCCGCGACCGGGAGCGGGAATTCACAGAGATTATGCTGTCGGAGATCGACCGGATCAACGATCTGGTCAGCGAGTTTCTGCTGCTTAGCAAGCCAAAGGACGTCGTGTATACGAAGATCGACGTTCAGGCGGTCATCCGCGATTTGTTACCGATTATCCGCAACGAGGCGATTTTGTACGATACGGTCGTCGAATACCGGCCGGTCGAAGCGATGCCGCCCGTCACCGCGGATCGCGAGTTGTTGAAGCAAGTGTTTCTGAACATCTGCAAAAACGGCATCGAGGCGATGGGACGCGGCGGCACGTTGACGATCACGGAACGGGTCGACGCGAAGGAACGCCTCGTTCACGTCGACGTTCACGATACAGGGCCGGGCATTCCGCCGTACCTGGTGGATAAGATTTTTGATCCTTTTTTCACGACGAAAGAGCAGGGGACGGGTCTCGGGCTGTCGGTCTGTCAGCGGATCATTCACGACATCGGCGGGTCAATCCGCGTGTCGTCGAAAGGGTTCGGCACGACATTCACGGTCAGCATTCCATATGACGACGACGGCCAGAACGGGAAAGGGTGA
- a CDS encoding glycosyltransferase, translated as METPAVSVIIPTYNRPDSLCELLETLAAQTYRDLEVVVVNDAGSDVGFVRDLYPELPITVVTLERNAGHVVARNVGLDYARGEFILLCDDDDLLLPGHVERMMREIADADLVYSDAIIFRYIRRGRTRVPTSWFLFAYEHDPAEMRRFSTFIASGCLYRRRLHEAIGRFDPWVYHYWDWDFYLRVSERHRVKRVPEAGVLYAFGEEGDHLSAQLEQMRPFLDRLAAKHGLGPLPVKNFFLLLDEPEVAKRRADSAFAWDGRPVVSRWARLERQNGRGRSGW; from the coding sequence ATGGAAACGCCGGCGGTATCGGTGATCATACCGACGTACAACCGGCCGGACAGCCTCTGTGAATTGCTGGAGACGCTCGCCGCCCAGACGTATCGCGACCTGGAAGTCGTCGTCGTCAACGACGCCGGATCGGACGTCGGATTCGTCCGCGACCTGTATCCGGAGCTGCCGATTACCGTCGTGACGCTCGAGCGCAATGCAGGACACGTCGTCGCCCGCAACGTCGGGCTCGACTACGCGCGCGGCGAGTTCATCCTGCTGTGCGACGACGACGACTTGCTGTTGCCCGGTCATGTCGAGCGAATGATGCGGGAGATCGCCGACGCCGATCTCGTCTATTCGGACGCGATCATTTTCCGCTACATACGCAGGGGCAGGACGCGCGTTCCGACGAGCTGGTTTTTGTTCGCGTATGAGCACGATCCGGCGGAGATGCGCCGGTTTTCGACGTTCATCGCTTCGGGATGTTTGTACCGACGTCGGCTGCACGAAGCGATCGGCCGGTTCGACCCGTGGGTGTATCATTATTGGGACTGGGATTTTTACTTAAGGGTGTCCGAGCGTCACCGCGTCAAGCGCGTGCCGGAGGCCGGCGTGCTGTACGCGTTCGGCGAGGAGGGCGACCATTTGTCGGCGCAGTTGGAGCAGATGCGGCCGTTTCTGGACAGGCTGGCGGCGAAGCACGGTCTTGGGCCGTTGCCGGTTAAAAATTTTTTCCTTCTGCTCGACGAGCCGGAGGTGGCGAAACGGCGCGCGGACAGCGCGTTCGCCTGGGACGGGCGGCCGGTCGTCTCCCGGTGGGCGCGGCTGGAGCGGCAAAATGGACGCGGTCGGTCCGGCTGGTAA
- a CDS encoding ferredoxin--nitrite reductase, protein MAYEPVWAKDLSKLNKNEIWKLEKDGLDVIRDLLEVYAVKGRDAIPEDDMNRLKWCGLYEQRPKEGYFMMRVRIPSGIMTSEQARALASVAKDYGRNLMDITTRQSIQYHWLRIEDVPDIFRRLESVGLYTYEACGDCPRTIVGNPLAGIDPDELMDTSELVREVNAYFMLNRDFSNLPRKYKMSISANIYNNAHAEIQCLAFTPATKMIDGQEVVGFHVWVGGGLSAKPHLAKQLDMFVRPEEVLKVAIGVTTIFRDYGYREKRHYARLKYLVADWGVEKFQQKLIELIGPMPPRGDDKLVGWRAAYFDGVHPQKQPGLSYVGLNVPIGRLSGDEFFELARLADEYGEGKLRTTVSQNIIISGVPNERVPELLKEPVLRRLSPFPKRFMSRTVSCTGNEFCNLAIVETKERARQVAEYLDSRVELDVPVRIHFSGCPNSCGQKHIADIGLQGSLVKTPQGMVESFDIAIGGTLGPGAQFNTVLKGRVKGDDVGKVLEQLILFYKENRKEGESFHDFVLRVGVDAFQKKLDEVLATLPAA, encoded by the coding sequence ATGGCTTACGAACCGGTTTGGGCGAAAGACTTGTCCAAATTGAATAAAAACGAAATCTGGAAGCTGGAAAAAGACGGCCTCGATGTCATCCGCGACCTGCTGGAAGTGTACGCCGTCAAAGGCCGCGACGCGATCCCGGAAGACGATATGAACCGGCTGAAATGGTGCGGCCTGTACGAGCAACGTCCGAAAGAGGGTTACTTCATGATGCGCGTGCGCATTCCGTCCGGCATCATGACGAGTGAACAAGCGCGCGCGCTGGCCAGCGTCGCCAAAGACTACGGCCGCAACCTGATGGACATCACGACGCGGCAGTCGATCCAGTACCACTGGCTCCGCATCGAGGACGTGCCGGACATTTTCCGCCGGCTGGAATCGGTCGGCCTGTACACGTACGAAGCGTGCGGCGACTGCCCGCGGACGATCGTCGGCAACCCGCTGGCCGGCATCGACCCGGACGAACTGATGGACACGTCCGAGCTCGTGCGCGAAGTGAACGCCTATTTTATGCTGAACCGCGACTTTTCCAATCTGCCGCGGAAATATAAAATGTCGATTTCAGCAAATATTTACAACAACGCCCACGCGGAAATTCAGTGCCTCGCCTTCACGCCCGCGACCAAAATGATCGACGGACAGGAAGTCGTCGGTTTCCACGTCTGGGTCGGCGGCGGGCTGTCGGCGAAACCGCACCTGGCCAAACAGCTCGACATGTTCGTGCGGCCGGAAGAAGTGCTGAAAGTCGCGATCGGCGTCACGACGATTTTCCGCGATTACGGCTACCGGGAAAAGCGGCATTACGCGCGCCTGAAATATCTCGTCGCCGACTGGGGCGTCGAGAAATTCCAGCAAAAACTGATCGAATTGATCGGCCCGATGCCGCCGCGCGGCGACGACAAGCTCGTCGGCTGGCGCGCCGCCTATTTCGACGGCGTCCACCCGCAAAAACAGCCGGGCCTGAGCTACGTCGGCCTGAATGTGCCGATCGGCCGGCTGAGCGGCGACGAATTTTTCGAACTCGCCCGTCTAGCGGACGAATACGGCGAAGGCAAGCTGCGCACCACCGTGTCCCAGAACATCATCATCAGCGGCGTGCCGAACGAACGCGTTCCCGAGTTGCTGAAAGAGCCGGTGCTCCGGCGCCTGTCGCCGTTCCCGAAACGGTTCATGAGCCGTACCGTCTCCTGCACGGGCAACGAATTCTGCAACCTGGCGATCGTCGAGACGAAAGAACGCGCGCGCCAGGTCGCCGAATATCTCGACAGCCGGGTCGAACTCGACGTGCCGGTGCGAATTCACTTCTCCGGCTGCCCGAACTCGTGCGGCCAAAAACACATCGCCGACATCGGCCTGCAAGGATCGCTCGTCAAGACGCCGCAGGGCATGGTCGAATCGTTCGACATCGCGATCGGCGGCACGCTCGGCCCGGGTGCGCAGTTTAACACCGTTTTAAAAGGCCGCGTCAAGGGCGACGACGTCGGCAAAGTGCTGGAGCAGCTCATTCTGTTCTATAAGGAAAACCGCAAGGAAGGCGAGTCGTTCCACGATTTCGTGCTGCGCGTCGGCGTCGACGCTTTCCAGAAAAAACTGGACGAAGTACTGGCGACGCTGCCGGCCGCCTGA